Proteins encoded within one genomic window of Gadus macrocephalus chromosome 18, ASM3116895v1:
- the exoc7 gene encoding exocyst complex component 7 isoform X2, whose protein sequence is MIPTEDASARKKEIEEKLKQEQETLSFIRENLEKSDQLTKGMVSILSSFESRLMQLENSIIPVHKQTENLQRLQENVDKTLSCMDHVISYYHVAKDTDRIIREGPTGRLAEYLSCIAKIQKAVEYFQDNNPDSPELNTVKARFEKGKELLEAEFRNLLTRYSKPVPPILILDALTVDDELEVQEEVMLEHLPEAVLQDIICISGWLVEYGRNQDFMNVYFQIRSNQLDRSIKGLKDHFRKNSASSGVLYSPAVQTKRKDTPTKKAPKRPGTIRKAQNLLKQYSQHGLDGKKGGSNLTPMEGKDDVLDIEIDSYIHCISAFVKLAQSEYALLTEIIPEHHQKKTFDSLIQEALDNLMLEGDNIVSAARRAIMRHDYSAVLTIFPILKHLKNSKSDFDSTLQGTAASTKNKLPTLITSMESIGAKALEEFADSIKNDPDKEYNMPKDGTVHELTSNAILFLQQLLDFHETAGAMLASQVLGDTYNIPLDPRETSSSASSYSSEFSKRLLSTYICKVLGNLQLNLLSKSKVYEDSALSAIFLHNNYNYILKSLEKSDLIALVKVTQKKAEVSYRELIEQQIQMYQRSWFRVTEHLTDRNMPVIQPYNKLKDKERQVIKDKFKGFNDGLEELCKTQKGWAIPDKEQRDFIRQAQKRVVSEGYRAFLHRCANIQFTKNPEKYHKYRPEQVEDMIERLFDTSA, encoded by the exons ATGATCCCAACCGAGGATGCATCCGCAAGGAAAAAAGAGATCGAGGAGAAACTGAAACAG GAGCAAGAGACGTTGTCATTCATCCGAGAAAATCTGGAGAAGAGTGATCAGCTGACTAAAGGAATG GTCTCCATTCTGTCATCATTTGAAAGCCGTCTCATGCAGTTGGAGAATTCCATCATACCGGTCCACAAGCAGACGGAGAACCTGCAACGGCTGCAGGAGAATGTGGATAAGACGTTGTCCTGCATGGACCATGTCATCAGCTACTACCATGTTGCTAAAGACACCGACAGGATCATACGAGAGGG TCCAACGGGCAGACTGGCAGAATACCTGTCCTGTATTGCTAAGATCCAGAAGGCAGTGGAGTATTTCCAGGACAACAACCCAGACAGTCCAGAACTCAACACAGTG AAAGCCCGCTTTGAGAAGGgcaaggagctgctggaggccgAGTTCCGCAACCTGCTGACCCGCTACAGTAAGCCCGTGCCCCCGATCCTGATCCTGGATGCCCTAACCGTGGACGACGAGCTggaggtccaggaggaggtgatgcTGGAGCACCTACCTGAGGCAGTGCTGCAGGACATCATCTGCATCTCCGGCTGGCTGGTGGAGTACGGACGCAACCAGG ATTTTATGAACGTGTATTTCCAGATCCGCTCCAACCAGCTTGACCGCTCCATCAAAGGCTTGAAGGACCACTTTCGCAAGAACAGCGCCTCGTCGGGGGTGCTGTACTCGCCCGCTGTCCAGACCAAACGCAAGGACACCCCCACCAAGAAGGCTCCCAAGAGACCAG GGACCATTCGCAAGGCTCAGAACCTTCTCAAACAGTACTCACAGCATGGGCTGGATGGGAAAAAGGGGGGCTCTAACCTCACTCCTATGGAAG GGAAGGACGACGTGCTGGACATAGAGATCGACTCGTACATCCACTGCATCAGCGCCTTCGTCAAGCTGGCCCAGAGCGAGTACGCGCTGCTGACGGAGATCATCCCCGAGCACCACCAGAAGAAGACCTTCGACTCCCTGATCCAG GAGGCGCTGGACAACCTGATGCTGGAGGGAGACAACATCGTGTCGGCGGCGCGCAGGGCCATCATGAGGCACGACTACTCGGCCGTCCTCACCATCTTCCCCATCCTCAAGCACCTGAAGAACTCCAAGTCTGACTTCGACAGCACCCTCCAG GGGACGGCGGCTAGCACTAAGAACAAACTGCCCACTCTGATCACCTCCATGGAAAGCATAGGAGCCAAAGCTCTGGAGGAGTTTGCAGACAGCATCAAG AACGATCCGGATAAGGAGTACAACATGCCCAAGGATGGAACTGTCCACGAACTGACAAGCAAT GCCATCCTGTTCCTGCAACAGCTGCTGGACTTCCACGAGACGGCAGGAGCCATGTTGGCCTCTCAAG TACTGGGCGACACTTACAATATACCTTTAGACCCCCGAG AGACCAGCTCCTCCGCCAGCAGCTACAGCTCAGAGTTCAGCAAAAGGCTCCTTAGCACGTATATAT gcaaGGTGCTGGGAAACCTACAGCTCAATCTGCTCAGCAAGTCCAAGGTGTATGAGGACTCTGCTCTGAGTGCCATCTTCCTGcacaacaactacaactacaTCCTCAAGTCCCTGGAGAA ATCGGACCTGATCGCCCTGGTGAAAGTGACCCAGAAGAAGGCTGAGGTTTCCTACAGGGAGCTGATCGAGCAGCAAATCCAGATGTACCAACGCAG CTGGTTCAGGGTCACGGAGCATCTGACCGACCGGAACATGCCCGTCATCCAGCCTTACAACAAG CTCAAAGACAAAGAGCGGCAAGTGATCAAAGACAAGTTCAAG ggCTTCAACGACGGGCTGGAGGAGCTGTGTAAGACCCAGAAGGGCTGGGCCATCCCGGACAAGGAGCAGCGAGACTTCATCCGCCAGGCCCAGAAGAGGGTGGTGTCTGAGGGCTACAGGGCCTTCCTGCACAG ATGCGCCAACATCCAGTTCACCAAGAACCCGGAGAAGTATCACAAGTACCGGccggagcaggtggaggacatGATCGAACGGCTGTTTGACACCTCTGCTTAA
- the exoc7 gene encoding exocyst complex component 7 isoform X5, producing MIPTEDASARKKEIEEKLKQEQETLSFIRENLEKSDQLTKGMVSILSSFESRLMQLENSIIPVHKQTENLQRLQENVDKTLSCMDHVISYYHVAKDTDRIIREGPTGRLAEYLSCIAKIQKAVEYFQDNNPDSPELNTVKARFEKGKELLEAEFRNLLTRYSKPVPPILILDALTVDDELEVQEEVMLEHLPEAVLQDIICISGWLVEYGRNQDFMNVYFQIRSNQLDRSIKGLKDHFRKNSASSGVLYSPAVQTKRKDTPTKKAPKRPGTIRKAQNLLKQYSQHGLDGKKGGSNLTPMEGKDDVLDIEIDSYIHCISAFVKLAQSEYALLTEIIPEHHQKKTFDSLIQEALDNLMLEGDNIVSAARRAIMRHDYSAVLTIFPILKHLKNSKSDFDSTLQGTAASTKNKLPTLITSMESIGAKALEEFADSIKNDPDKEYNMPKDGTVHELTSNAILFLQQLLDFHETAGAMLASQETSSSASSYSSEFSKRLLSTYICKVLGNLQLNLLSKSKVYEDSALSAIFLHNNYNYILKSLEKSDLIALVKVTQKKAEVSYRELIEQQIQMYQRSWFRVTEHLTDRNMPVIQPYNKLKDKERQVIKDKFKGFNDGLEELCKTQKGWAIPDKEQRDFIRQAQKRVVSEGYRAFLHRCANIQFTKNPEKYHKYRPEQVEDMIERLFDTSA from the exons ATGATCCCAACCGAGGATGCATCCGCAAGGAAAAAAGAGATCGAGGAGAAACTGAAACAG GAGCAAGAGACGTTGTCATTCATCCGAGAAAATCTGGAGAAGAGTGATCAGCTGACTAAAGGAATG GTCTCCATTCTGTCATCATTTGAAAGCCGTCTCATGCAGTTGGAGAATTCCATCATACCGGTCCACAAGCAGACGGAGAACCTGCAACGGCTGCAGGAGAATGTGGATAAGACGTTGTCCTGCATGGACCATGTCATCAGCTACTACCATGTTGCTAAAGACACCGACAGGATCATACGAGAGGG TCCAACGGGCAGACTGGCAGAATACCTGTCCTGTATTGCTAAGATCCAGAAGGCAGTGGAGTATTTCCAGGACAACAACCCAGACAGTCCAGAACTCAACACAGTG AAAGCCCGCTTTGAGAAGGgcaaggagctgctggaggccgAGTTCCGCAACCTGCTGACCCGCTACAGTAAGCCCGTGCCCCCGATCCTGATCCTGGATGCCCTAACCGTGGACGACGAGCTggaggtccaggaggaggtgatgcTGGAGCACCTACCTGAGGCAGTGCTGCAGGACATCATCTGCATCTCCGGCTGGCTGGTGGAGTACGGACGCAACCAGG ATTTTATGAACGTGTATTTCCAGATCCGCTCCAACCAGCTTGACCGCTCCATCAAAGGCTTGAAGGACCACTTTCGCAAGAACAGCGCCTCGTCGGGGGTGCTGTACTCGCCCGCTGTCCAGACCAAACGCAAGGACACCCCCACCAAGAAGGCTCCCAAGAGACCAG GGACCATTCGCAAGGCTCAGAACCTTCTCAAACAGTACTCACAGCATGGGCTGGATGGGAAAAAGGGGGGCTCTAACCTCACTCCTATGGAAG GGAAGGACGACGTGCTGGACATAGAGATCGACTCGTACATCCACTGCATCAGCGCCTTCGTCAAGCTGGCCCAGAGCGAGTACGCGCTGCTGACGGAGATCATCCCCGAGCACCACCAGAAGAAGACCTTCGACTCCCTGATCCAG GAGGCGCTGGACAACCTGATGCTGGAGGGAGACAACATCGTGTCGGCGGCGCGCAGGGCCATCATGAGGCACGACTACTCGGCCGTCCTCACCATCTTCCCCATCCTCAAGCACCTGAAGAACTCCAAGTCTGACTTCGACAGCACCCTCCAG GGGACGGCGGCTAGCACTAAGAACAAACTGCCCACTCTGATCACCTCCATGGAAAGCATAGGAGCCAAAGCTCTGGAGGAGTTTGCAGACAGCATCAAG AACGATCCGGATAAGGAGTACAACATGCCCAAGGATGGAACTGTCCACGAACTGACAAGCAAT GCCATCCTGTTCCTGCAACAGCTGCTGGACTTCCACGAGACGGCAGGAGCCATGTTGGCCTCTCAAG AGACCAGCTCCTCCGCCAGCAGCTACAGCTCAGAGTTCAGCAAAAGGCTCCTTAGCACGTATATAT gcaaGGTGCTGGGAAACCTACAGCTCAATCTGCTCAGCAAGTCCAAGGTGTATGAGGACTCTGCTCTGAGTGCCATCTTCCTGcacaacaactacaactacaTCCTCAAGTCCCTGGAGAA ATCGGACCTGATCGCCCTGGTGAAAGTGACCCAGAAGAAGGCTGAGGTTTCCTACAGGGAGCTGATCGAGCAGCAAATCCAGATGTACCAACGCAG CTGGTTCAGGGTCACGGAGCATCTGACCGACCGGAACATGCCCGTCATCCAGCCTTACAACAAG CTCAAAGACAAAGAGCGGCAAGTGATCAAAGACAAGTTCAAG ggCTTCAACGACGGGCTGGAGGAGCTGTGTAAGACCCAGAAGGGCTGGGCCATCCCGGACAAGGAGCAGCGAGACTTCATCCGCCAGGCCCAGAAGAGGGTGGTGTCTGAGGGCTACAGGGCCTTCCTGCACAG ATGCGCCAACATCCAGTTCACCAAGAACCCGGAGAAGTATCACAAGTACCGGccggagcaggtggaggacatGATCGAACGGCTGTTTGACACCTCTGCTTAA
- the exoc7 gene encoding exocyst complex component 7 isoform X4, whose translation MIPTEDASARKKEIEEKLKQEQETLSFIRENLEKSDQLTKGMVSILSSFESRLMQLENSIIPVHKQTENLQRLQENVDKTLSCMDHVISYYHVAKDTDRIIREGPTGRLAEYLSCIAKIQKAVEYFQDNNPDSPELNTVKARFEKGKELLEAEFRNLLTRYSKPVPPILILDALTVDDELEVQEEVMLEHLPEAVLQDIICISGWLVEYGRNQDFMNVYFQIRSNQLDRSIKGLKDHFRKNSASSGVLYSPAVQTKRKDTPTKKAPKRPDHDPRVKHHSDALNEKHGAASGKDDVLDIEIDSYIHCISAFVKLAQSEYALLTEIIPEHHQKKTFDSLIQEALDNLMLEGDNIVSAARRAIMRHDYSAVLTIFPILKHLKNSKSDFDSTLQGTAASTKNKLPTLITSMESIGAKALEEFADSIKNDPDKEYNMPKDGTVHELTSNAILFLQQLLDFHETAGAMLASQVLGDTYNIPLDPRETSSSASSYSSEFSKRLLSTYICKVLGNLQLNLLSKSKVYEDSALSAIFLHNNYNYILKSLEKSDLIALVKVTQKKAEVSYRELIEQQIQMYQRSWFRVTEHLTDRNMPVIQPYNKLKDKERQVIKDKFKGFNDGLEELCKTQKGWAIPDKEQRDFIRQAQKRVVSEGYRAFLHRCANIQFTKNPEKYHKYRPEQVEDMIERLFDTSA comes from the exons ATGATCCCAACCGAGGATGCATCCGCAAGGAAAAAAGAGATCGAGGAGAAACTGAAACAG GAGCAAGAGACGTTGTCATTCATCCGAGAAAATCTGGAGAAGAGTGATCAGCTGACTAAAGGAATG GTCTCCATTCTGTCATCATTTGAAAGCCGTCTCATGCAGTTGGAGAATTCCATCATACCGGTCCACAAGCAGACGGAGAACCTGCAACGGCTGCAGGAGAATGTGGATAAGACGTTGTCCTGCATGGACCATGTCATCAGCTACTACCATGTTGCTAAAGACACCGACAGGATCATACGAGAGGG TCCAACGGGCAGACTGGCAGAATACCTGTCCTGTATTGCTAAGATCCAGAAGGCAGTGGAGTATTTCCAGGACAACAACCCAGACAGTCCAGAACTCAACACAGTG AAAGCCCGCTTTGAGAAGGgcaaggagctgctggaggccgAGTTCCGCAACCTGCTGACCCGCTACAGTAAGCCCGTGCCCCCGATCCTGATCCTGGATGCCCTAACCGTGGACGACGAGCTggaggtccaggaggaggtgatgcTGGAGCACCTACCTGAGGCAGTGCTGCAGGACATCATCTGCATCTCCGGCTGGCTGGTGGAGTACGGACGCAACCAGG ATTTTATGAACGTGTATTTCCAGATCCGCTCCAACCAGCTTGACCGCTCCATCAAAGGCTTGAAGGACCACTTTCGCAAGAACAGCGCCTCGTCGGGGGTGCTGTACTCGCCCGCTGTCCAGACCAAACGCAAGGACACCCCCACCAAGAAGGCTCCCAAGAGACCAG ATCACGACCCGCGGGTCAAACACCACTCAGACGCCCTGAACGAGAAGCACGGGGCTGCCTCGG GGAAGGACGACGTGCTGGACATAGAGATCGACTCGTACATCCACTGCATCAGCGCCTTCGTCAAGCTGGCCCAGAGCGAGTACGCGCTGCTGACGGAGATCATCCCCGAGCACCACCAGAAGAAGACCTTCGACTCCCTGATCCAG GAGGCGCTGGACAACCTGATGCTGGAGGGAGACAACATCGTGTCGGCGGCGCGCAGGGCCATCATGAGGCACGACTACTCGGCCGTCCTCACCATCTTCCCCATCCTCAAGCACCTGAAGAACTCCAAGTCTGACTTCGACAGCACCCTCCAG GGGACGGCGGCTAGCACTAAGAACAAACTGCCCACTCTGATCACCTCCATGGAAAGCATAGGAGCCAAAGCTCTGGAGGAGTTTGCAGACAGCATCAAG AACGATCCGGATAAGGAGTACAACATGCCCAAGGATGGAACTGTCCACGAACTGACAAGCAAT GCCATCCTGTTCCTGCAACAGCTGCTGGACTTCCACGAGACGGCAGGAGCCATGTTGGCCTCTCAAG TACTGGGCGACACTTACAATATACCTTTAGACCCCCGAG AGACCAGCTCCTCCGCCAGCAGCTACAGCTCAGAGTTCAGCAAAAGGCTCCTTAGCACGTATATAT gcaaGGTGCTGGGAAACCTACAGCTCAATCTGCTCAGCAAGTCCAAGGTGTATGAGGACTCTGCTCTGAGTGCCATCTTCCTGcacaacaactacaactacaTCCTCAAGTCCCTGGAGAA ATCGGACCTGATCGCCCTGGTGAAAGTGACCCAGAAGAAGGCTGAGGTTTCCTACAGGGAGCTGATCGAGCAGCAAATCCAGATGTACCAACGCAG CTGGTTCAGGGTCACGGAGCATCTGACCGACCGGAACATGCCCGTCATCCAGCCTTACAACAAG CTCAAAGACAAAGAGCGGCAAGTGATCAAAGACAAGTTCAAG ggCTTCAACGACGGGCTGGAGGAGCTGTGTAAGACCCAGAAGGGCTGGGCCATCCCGGACAAGGAGCAGCGAGACTTCATCCGCCAGGCCCAGAAGAGGGTGGTGTCTGAGGGCTACAGGGCCTTCCTGCACAG ATGCGCCAACATCCAGTTCACCAAGAACCCGGAGAAGTATCACAAGTACCGGccggagcaggtggaggacatGATCGAACGGCTGTTTGACACCTCTGCTTAA
- the exoc7 gene encoding exocyst complex component 7 isoform X6, which produces MIPTEDASARKKEIEEKLKQEQETLSFIRENLEKSDQLTKGMVSILSSFESRLMQLENSIIPVHKQTENLQRLQENVDKTLSCMDHVISYYHVAKDTDRIIREGPTGRLAEYLSCIAKIQKAVEYFQDNNPDSPELNTVKARFEKGKELLEAEFRNLLTRYSKPVPPILILDALTVDDELEVQEEVMLEHLPEAVLQDIICISGWLVEYGRNQDFMNVYFQIRSNQLDRSIKGLKDHFRKNSASSGVLYSPAVQTKRKDTPTKKAPKRPDHDPRVKHHSDALNEKHGAASGKDDVLDIEIDSYIHCISAFVKLAQSEYALLTEIIPEHHQKKTFDSLIQEALDNLMLEGDNIVSAARRAIMRHDYSAVLTIFPILKHLKNSKSDFDSTLQGTAASTKNKLPTLITSMESIGAKALEEFADSIKNDPDKEYNMPKDGTVHELTSNAILFLQQLLDFHETAGAMLASQETSSSASSYSSEFSKRLLSTYICKVLGNLQLNLLSKSKVYEDSALSAIFLHNNYNYILKSLEKSDLIALVKVTQKKAEVSYRELIEQQIQMYQRSWFRVTEHLTDRNMPVIQPYNKLKDKERQVIKDKFKGFNDGLEELCKTQKGWAIPDKEQRDFIRQAQKRVVSEGYRAFLHRCANIQFTKNPEKYHKYRPEQVEDMIERLFDTSA; this is translated from the exons ATGATCCCAACCGAGGATGCATCCGCAAGGAAAAAAGAGATCGAGGAGAAACTGAAACAG GAGCAAGAGACGTTGTCATTCATCCGAGAAAATCTGGAGAAGAGTGATCAGCTGACTAAAGGAATG GTCTCCATTCTGTCATCATTTGAAAGCCGTCTCATGCAGTTGGAGAATTCCATCATACCGGTCCACAAGCAGACGGAGAACCTGCAACGGCTGCAGGAGAATGTGGATAAGACGTTGTCCTGCATGGACCATGTCATCAGCTACTACCATGTTGCTAAAGACACCGACAGGATCATACGAGAGGG TCCAACGGGCAGACTGGCAGAATACCTGTCCTGTATTGCTAAGATCCAGAAGGCAGTGGAGTATTTCCAGGACAACAACCCAGACAGTCCAGAACTCAACACAGTG AAAGCCCGCTTTGAGAAGGgcaaggagctgctggaggccgAGTTCCGCAACCTGCTGACCCGCTACAGTAAGCCCGTGCCCCCGATCCTGATCCTGGATGCCCTAACCGTGGACGACGAGCTggaggtccaggaggaggtgatgcTGGAGCACCTACCTGAGGCAGTGCTGCAGGACATCATCTGCATCTCCGGCTGGCTGGTGGAGTACGGACGCAACCAGG ATTTTATGAACGTGTATTTCCAGATCCGCTCCAACCAGCTTGACCGCTCCATCAAAGGCTTGAAGGACCACTTTCGCAAGAACAGCGCCTCGTCGGGGGTGCTGTACTCGCCCGCTGTCCAGACCAAACGCAAGGACACCCCCACCAAGAAGGCTCCCAAGAGACCAG ATCACGACCCGCGGGTCAAACACCACTCAGACGCCCTGAACGAGAAGCACGGGGCTGCCTCGG GGAAGGACGACGTGCTGGACATAGAGATCGACTCGTACATCCACTGCATCAGCGCCTTCGTCAAGCTGGCCCAGAGCGAGTACGCGCTGCTGACGGAGATCATCCCCGAGCACCACCAGAAGAAGACCTTCGACTCCCTGATCCAG GAGGCGCTGGACAACCTGATGCTGGAGGGAGACAACATCGTGTCGGCGGCGCGCAGGGCCATCATGAGGCACGACTACTCGGCCGTCCTCACCATCTTCCCCATCCTCAAGCACCTGAAGAACTCCAAGTCTGACTTCGACAGCACCCTCCAG GGGACGGCGGCTAGCACTAAGAACAAACTGCCCACTCTGATCACCTCCATGGAAAGCATAGGAGCCAAAGCTCTGGAGGAGTTTGCAGACAGCATCAAG AACGATCCGGATAAGGAGTACAACATGCCCAAGGATGGAACTGTCCACGAACTGACAAGCAAT GCCATCCTGTTCCTGCAACAGCTGCTGGACTTCCACGAGACGGCAGGAGCCATGTTGGCCTCTCAAG AGACCAGCTCCTCCGCCAGCAGCTACAGCTCAGAGTTCAGCAAAAGGCTCCTTAGCACGTATATAT gcaaGGTGCTGGGAAACCTACAGCTCAATCTGCTCAGCAAGTCCAAGGTGTATGAGGACTCTGCTCTGAGTGCCATCTTCCTGcacaacaactacaactacaTCCTCAAGTCCCTGGAGAA ATCGGACCTGATCGCCCTGGTGAAAGTGACCCAGAAGAAGGCTGAGGTTTCCTACAGGGAGCTGATCGAGCAGCAAATCCAGATGTACCAACGCAG CTGGTTCAGGGTCACGGAGCATCTGACCGACCGGAACATGCCCGTCATCCAGCCTTACAACAAG CTCAAAGACAAAGAGCGGCAAGTGATCAAAGACAAGTTCAAG ggCTTCAACGACGGGCTGGAGGAGCTGTGTAAGACCCAGAAGGGCTGGGCCATCCCGGACAAGGAGCAGCGAGACTTCATCCGCCAGGCCCAGAAGAGGGTGGTGTCTGAGGGCTACAGGGCCTTCCTGCACAG ATGCGCCAACATCCAGTTCACCAAGAACCCGGAGAAGTATCACAAGTACCGGccggagcaggtggaggacatGATCGAACGGCTGTTTGACACCTCTGCTTAA
- the exoc7 gene encoding exocyst complex component 7 isoform X7, which yields MIPTEDASARKKEIEEKLKQEQETLSFIRENLEKSDQLTKGMVSILSSFESRLMQLENSIIPVHKQTENLQRLQENVDKTLSCMDHVISYYHVAKDTDRIIREGPTGRLAEYLSCIAKIQKAVEYFQDNNPDSPELNTVKARFEKGKELLEAEFRNLLTRYSKPVPPILILDALTVDDELEVQEEVMLEHLPEAVLQDIICISGWLVEYGRNQDFMNVYFQIRSNQLDRSIKGLKDHFRKNSASSGVLYSPAVQTKRKDTPTKKAPKRPGKDDVLDIEIDSYIHCISAFVKLAQSEYALLTEIIPEHHQKKTFDSLIQEALDNLMLEGDNIVSAARRAIMRHDYSAVLTIFPILKHLKNSKSDFDSTLQGTAASTKNKLPTLITSMESIGAKALEEFADSIKNDPDKEYNMPKDGTVHELTSNAILFLQQLLDFHETAGAMLASQVLGDTYNIPLDPRETSSSASSYSSEFSKRLLSTYICKVLGNLQLNLLSKSKVYEDSALSAIFLHNNYNYILKSLEKSDLIALVKVTQKKAEVSYRELIEQQIQMYQRSWFRVTEHLTDRNMPVIQPYNKLKDKERQVIKDKFKGFNDGLEELCKTQKGWAIPDKEQRDFIRQAQKRVVSEGYRAFLHRCANIQFTKNPEKYHKYRPEQVEDMIERLFDTSA from the exons ATGATCCCAACCGAGGATGCATCCGCAAGGAAAAAAGAGATCGAGGAGAAACTGAAACAG GAGCAAGAGACGTTGTCATTCATCCGAGAAAATCTGGAGAAGAGTGATCAGCTGACTAAAGGAATG GTCTCCATTCTGTCATCATTTGAAAGCCGTCTCATGCAGTTGGAGAATTCCATCATACCGGTCCACAAGCAGACGGAGAACCTGCAACGGCTGCAGGAGAATGTGGATAAGACGTTGTCCTGCATGGACCATGTCATCAGCTACTACCATGTTGCTAAAGACACCGACAGGATCATACGAGAGGG TCCAACGGGCAGACTGGCAGAATACCTGTCCTGTATTGCTAAGATCCAGAAGGCAGTGGAGTATTTCCAGGACAACAACCCAGACAGTCCAGAACTCAACACAGTG AAAGCCCGCTTTGAGAAGGgcaaggagctgctggaggccgAGTTCCGCAACCTGCTGACCCGCTACAGTAAGCCCGTGCCCCCGATCCTGATCCTGGATGCCCTAACCGTGGACGACGAGCTggaggtccaggaggaggtgatgcTGGAGCACCTACCTGAGGCAGTGCTGCAGGACATCATCTGCATCTCCGGCTGGCTGGTGGAGTACGGACGCAACCAGG ATTTTATGAACGTGTATTTCCAGATCCGCTCCAACCAGCTTGACCGCTCCATCAAAGGCTTGAAGGACCACTTTCGCAAGAACAGCGCCTCGTCGGGGGTGCTGTACTCGCCCGCTGTCCAGACCAAACGCAAGGACACCCCCACCAAGAAGGCTCCCAAGAGACCAG GGAAGGACGACGTGCTGGACATAGAGATCGACTCGTACATCCACTGCATCAGCGCCTTCGTCAAGCTGGCCCAGAGCGAGTACGCGCTGCTGACGGAGATCATCCCCGAGCACCACCAGAAGAAGACCTTCGACTCCCTGATCCAG GAGGCGCTGGACAACCTGATGCTGGAGGGAGACAACATCGTGTCGGCGGCGCGCAGGGCCATCATGAGGCACGACTACTCGGCCGTCCTCACCATCTTCCCCATCCTCAAGCACCTGAAGAACTCCAAGTCTGACTTCGACAGCACCCTCCAG GGGACGGCGGCTAGCACTAAGAACAAACTGCCCACTCTGATCACCTCCATGGAAAGCATAGGAGCCAAAGCTCTGGAGGAGTTTGCAGACAGCATCAAG AACGATCCGGATAAGGAGTACAACATGCCCAAGGATGGAACTGTCCACGAACTGACAAGCAAT GCCATCCTGTTCCTGCAACAGCTGCTGGACTTCCACGAGACGGCAGGAGCCATGTTGGCCTCTCAAG TACTGGGCGACACTTACAATATACCTTTAGACCCCCGAG AGACCAGCTCCTCCGCCAGCAGCTACAGCTCAGAGTTCAGCAAAAGGCTCCTTAGCACGTATATAT gcaaGGTGCTGGGAAACCTACAGCTCAATCTGCTCAGCAAGTCCAAGGTGTATGAGGACTCTGCTCTGAGTGCCATCTTCCTGcacaacaactacaactacaTCCTCAAGTCCCTGGAGAA ATCGGACCTGATCGCCCTGGTGAAAGTGACCCAGAAGAAGGCTGAGGTTTCCTACAGGGAGCTGATCGAGCAGCAAATCCAGATGTACCAACGCAG CTGGTTCAGGGTCACGGAGCATCTGACCGACCGGAACATGCCCGTCATCCAGCCTTACAACAAG CTCAAAGACAAAGAGCGGCAAGTGATCAAAGACAAGTTCAAG ggCTTCAACGACGGGCTGGAGGAGCTGTGTAAGACCCAGAAGGGCTGGGCCATCCCGGACAAGGAGCAGCGAGACTTCATCCGCCAGGCCCAGAAGAGGGTGGTGTCTGAGGGCTACAGGGCCTTCCTGCACAG ATGCGCCAACATCCAGTTCACCAAGAACCCGGAGAAGTATCACAAGTACCGGccggagcaggtggaggacatGATCGAACGGCTGTTTGACACCTCTGCTTAA